One window of the Shewanella cyperi genome contains the following:
- a CDS encoding aminotransferase class I/II-fold pyridoxal phosphate-dependent enzyme — MNPLLARLQANRLALTEAGLWRRRRLWAPALIDFSANDYLGLAREPQLAAALAEGANRFGVGSRASALVSGYSPAHEALEQELCRVTGHEAALLFCSGFAANLALAATLLQAGDTLIADKYIHASVIDGVQASGAALRRFPHNDLDGAARLLGKYPGTALWTESIFSMDGDGAPLAQLARLCREHNSLLIVDDAHGFGVIGEEGMGASRLPEFTRSAGEPGIDIQLVTFGKALGAQGAAILGSKALIDSLVACARHYIYSTALSPAQAFCVSEAIRLAAGSDARARLFDNINYFRRGAQALGLELLDSASAIQLLPMADVPSCMAAAEQLRQQGVLVGAIRPPTVPSPRLRITLSAGHSRPQLDALLAALAQLPAATLGSPEVQP; from the coding sequence ATGAATCCCTTGCTTGCGCGCTTACAGGCCAATCGCCTGGCGCTGACCGAGGCCGGTCTGTGGCGCCGGCGCCGGTTGTGGGCACCTGCGCTCATCGATTTTTCCGCCAATGATTATTTGGGACTTGCTCGCGAGCCGCAGCTGGCGGCGGCCCTTGCCGAAGGCGCCAACCGCTTTGGTGTCGGCAGCCGTGCCTCGGCCCTGGTCAGTGGCTACAGCCCGGCCCATGAGGCGCTGGAGCAGGAACTGTGCCGGGTAACTGGCCATGAAGCGGCGCTGCTGTTCTGCTCCGGATTTGCCGCCAATCTGGCATTGGCCGCGACCTTGCTGCAGGCGGGCGATACCCTTATCGCCGACAAATACATTCACGCCTCGGTCATTGACGGGGTTCAGGCCAGTGGCGCTGCGCTGCGGCGCTTCCCACACAATGATCTTGATGGCGCGGCAAGGCTGCTCGGCAAATACCCCGGCACGGCGCTGTGGACCGAGAGCATCTTCAGCATGGATGGCGATGGGGCGCCGCTGGCGCAGCTGGCGAGGCTGTGCCGCGAGCACAACAGTCTGCTTATCGTCGATGATGCCCACGGTTTTGGTGTCATAGGCGAGGAGGGCATGGGTGCCAGCCGTTTGCCGGAATTCACTCGCTCTGCGGGCGAGCCTGGCATAGATATTCAACTGGTCACCTTTGGAAAGGCCCTGGGAGCCCAGGGCGCCGCCATTTTGGGCTCAAAGGCGCTTATCGACAGCCTGGTGGCCTGTGCCCGCCACTACATCTATTCCACGGCCCTGTCACCGGCCCAGGCCTTTTGCGTGAGCGAAGCCATACGTCTTGCCGCCGGAAGCGATGCCCGTGCCCGGCTGTTCGACAATATCAATTATTTCCGCCGCGGCGCCCAAGCGCTGGGACTGGAACTGCTCGACTCTGCCTCGGCCATACAGCTGCTGCCCATGGCCGATGTTCCGAGCTGCATGGCGGCGGCAGAGCAGTTGCGGCAACAGGGGGTGCTGGTGGGCGCCATACGCCCACCCACTGTGCCGAGCCCCAGACTCAGGATCACCTTAAGCGCCGGCCACAGCCGGCCTCAGCTCGACGCCTTGCTGGCCGCCCTGGCGCAACTGCCCGCGGCAACACTTGGCAGTCCTGAGGTGCAGCCTTGA
- the pepE gene encoding dipeptidase PepE produces the protein MTIQALLLSSSREGDSPYLQHTLPYIAPLTTGRRNWVFVPYAGISLGYDNYLTRVREGLASLNINISGIHEHSDPRQAIRDADGILVGGGNTFHLLHELYRYDLLHLIREEVAAGKPYIGWSAGSNVAGLSIRTTNDMPIIEPPSFTALGLLPFQLNPHYTDYQAPGHNGETRAQRLLEFTCVDPLTPVVGIQEGSALLREGDSLKLLGDKEGYLFKGEIQKQVIAAGSDLSAMLA, from the coding sequence ATGACAATACAGGCCCTGCTGCTGAGCAGCTCACGGGAAGGCGACAGCCCCTATTTGCAACATACCCTGCCCTATATAGCGCCGCTGACGACCGGCCGCCGCAACTGGGTGTTTGTGCCCTATGCCGGCATCAGCCTGGGCTATGACAATTACCTGACCCGGGTCCGCGAAGGGCTGGCGTCGCTCAATATCAATATCAGCGGCATTCATGAGCACAGCGATCCGCGCCAGGCCATCCGCGACGCCGATGGCATTCTGGTGGGCGGCGGCAATACCTTCCATCTGCTGCACGAGCTGTACCGTTACGATCTGCTGCACCTTATCCGCGAAGAAGTGGCGGCCGGCAAACCCTACATAGGTTGGAGCGCGGGCTCCAATGTGGCGGGGCTGAGCATTCGCACCACCAACGACATGCCCATCATAGAGCCGCCGTCCTTTACCGCCCTAGGCCTGCTGCCATTCCAGCTCAATCCCCATTACACCGACTACCAAGCCCCGGGTCACAACGGGGAAACCCGCGCCCAACGTTTGCTGGAATTTACCTGCGTCGATCCCCTGACCCCGGTTGTAGGCATACAGGAAGGCAGTGCCCTGCTGCGCGAAGGCGACAGCCTGAAGCTGCTGGGTGACAAGGAAGGCTACCTGTTCAAGGGCGAGATCCAAAAGCAGGTCATTGCCGCCGGCAGTGATTTGTCGGCCATGCTGGCTTAA
- a CDS encoding methyltransferase domain-containing protein — MSELTQVAEHFSRASHYRQHNVLQRLTAAELIQRAGEVKVAPAGRLLDLGAGPGTAFNSDPVSEVLTLDIAFGMCARLKQEFPDYHALCGDACALPLRTDSIDSLYSNLALQWCEPLPQAVSEMARVLRPGGHALLAMVCDGSLPQLEQLGFAVNHFATASAMAAAFDPTQWQVQHCEAVTHSLHFANLQSLLYSIKGVGANAQYRADGGARLRGRGDWQAKQAEAEALRTDVGLPLSYRILYLIARRREEQV, encoded by the coding sequence TTGAGCGAATTGACTCAGGTGGCCGAGCACTTTTCCCGCGCCAGCCACTATCGGCAGCACAATGTGTTGCAGCGACTCACGGCGGCTGAGCTGATACAAAGGGCTGGCGAGGTTAAGGTCGCACCCGCCGGACGCTTGCTGGACCTGGGCGCAGGTCCTGGCACCGCCTTTAATAGTGACCCTGTGTCCGAGGTGCTGACCCTGGATATTGCCTTTGGCATGTGTGCCCGCCTCAAGCAGGAATTTCCCGATTATCACGCCCTGTGTGGCGATGCCTGTGCCTTGCCGCTGAGAACAGACAGCATCGACAGCCTCTATTCCAACCTGGCGCTGCAATGGTGTGAGCCCTTGCCACAGGCGGTGAGCGAGATGGCCAGGGTGCTGCGTCCCGGCGGCCATGCGCTGCTCGCCATGGTTTGCGACGGCAGCCTGCCGCAACTTGAGCAACTGGGCTTTGCCGTCAATCACTTCGCCACGGCTTCAGCCATGGCCGCGGCCTTTGATCCCACACAATGGCAGGTGCAGCACTGCGAGGCCGTGACCCACAGCCTGCACTTTGCCAATCTGCAATCCTTGCTGTATTCCATCAAGGGCGTCGGCGCCAATGCCCAGTATCGGGCCGATGGTGGCGCCAGGCTCAGGGGCCGGGGCGACTGGCAGGCCAAGCAGGCCGAGGCCGAGGCGCTGCGCACCGACGTGGGCCTGCCACTGAGTTACCGTATTCTTTATCTCATCGCCCGGCGGCGCGAGGAGCAGGTATGA
- the bioD gene encoding dethiobiotin synthase has protein sequence MYFVTGTDTDCGKTLVSAALLTAAAEQLPGCRNTLGIKPLASGCRLTASGLRNPDAELLMAHASCALPYHRVNPLAFEPAIAPHIAAARSGVDINPEAILALLDRDAMDAADFCLLEGAGGWCLPLGQGRFMPELVQALELPVILVVGMKLGCLNHAMLTQEAIKADGLRIAGWVANRVDAHMACFEENLQTLREVMDSPCLGVIPHLTDADPKAAAACLDLSLLK, from the coding sequence ATCTATTTTGTCACCGGCACGGATACGGATTGTGGCAAGACTTTGGTGTCGGCGGCGCTCCTGACAGCGGCTGCCGAGCAACTGCCGGGCTGTCGCAATACTCTCGGAATAAAACCCCTGGCATCGGGTTGCCGCCTGACAGCATCCGGGCTCAGAAACCCCGATGCGGAACTGCTGATGGCCCATGCCAGCTGCGCCTTGCCGTATCACAGGGTCAATCCCCTGGCCTTTGAACCTGCCATTGCGCCCCATATCGCCGCCGCAAGAAGCGGTGTGGACATCAATCCCGAGGCAATTTTGGCCTTGCTTGACCGGGACGCCATGGACGCTGCGGATTTTTGTTTGCTGGAGGGCGCCGGCGGTTGGTGTCTGCCCCTGGGACAGGGCCGTTTTATGCCCGAGCTGGTGCAGGCCCTGGAATTGCCGGTGATCCTGGTGGTGGGTATGAAGCTCGGTTGCCTCAATCACGCCATGCTGACCCAGGAAGCCATCAAGGCCGATGGGCTGAGAATTGCCGGCTGGGTGGCCAATCGGGTGGATGCCCATATGGCCTGCTTTGAGGAAAACCTGCAAACCCTGCGCGAGGTGATGGACTCTCCATGCCTTGGGGTGATCCCGCATCTGACGGATGCCGATCCAAAAGCCGCAGCCGCCTGTCTGGACCTGTCTCTTTTGAAATAG